The Maridesulfovibrio ferrireducens genome contains a region encoding:
- a CDS encoding glycosyltransferase: MDEKKLVSFIVITRNRVNERLNNCLAALRSQNFSPENIEIVLLDYGSDIETQKQLQLLAKSFDARYVYVDESGAWNRGRAINLGCQAALGELLAISDIDMIHGPDYAAEAWQRYVELGRGAFYGKGIPWDLPERLKVSQDEVCTEFAALKQRSTARPRGMGNVVFSRATFDDLRGWEEEYLVWGCEDSDFNDRAKRSGAFCVEITAGLLHQWHEVHDSSAEARRSIGFNRVMYLGCVGRTPVARTGSFGNIYPLATHKAFQAPSLSLVLMGVNNATQVAPTLASINGGMYPVSEIILAGFSGDIGTLQPLCDFPLRAIPHHEMDPIVSFLKSEVRTDVLGFLPAGFSFGEYFLVYECLGKLLSGAHDVDGFFWWDAKGYDLNHQILPAFESTPSIMSSQTHPVCEEGSSGLLEDSLSFVGWQDKYSLYCPVFEGVQELRPIKNPKCSVVVISWVFHPDSERTLAELASQLEPSCQILLVDNGCSPGELDALLPYVHTLVRMRENTGAYLARNVGALFALSSVLIFLDDDGIPGKNYAQEHLKAHETHGIVSARGAVLPKTDNPLNALARHYNLGHTPFPIFADIEGNTSYKASAFFVVGGWDDSIRFGGGGVDLALRLLRAYPDWGCQIYWPTATIRHDYSSSEDALEVKRVKQEASRRNMEAKFPGYRNAMEAWSVTKGRTDAICSVSDMQLPVAGWRERTLEQVMAEADLTLARRLQDAGDKNTALILLQRANLFLEKRRTENGNASQVLEKSSNFPKRNNLIKEKLIEQAHNLETAVAKAIETGTRPKRLLEAVVEFLTYHGESAIMAGWVKDSQMAEGKIVAPHDGAPVVSVVVPCHNYGRYLAECVKSVLLQSFCAWEIIIVNDGSTDDTHEVAQDIMANYPGHAIRYYRQEQKGIVQPRNRGVTLAKGEFILPLDADDLIAPTFLERTVAYLLERPELGYVSTKALFFGSSNKIWPSEPFANLSLLVTNQQTNTTLYRKTMWQDVNGYDERMIHGYMDWEFWIHCTKMGWTGEQINEPLFFYRRKDDSVVMRAKQRDIAIKEQIVDLHSDIYDPSKLASVRHEMGVNNWIPADLIRNPLRIRKRGVDSDIKGAPNAVSVSENPKGHIQDDAGKRQVLDVLNQVLPELCTFFKRPEAGCGIPSEFQSMLKRLSSKVQSLLVHDKGENALEIAALLLAYYPLEPAAIMLLLQTLSSSGHIAQALILAKFYIELFPDQRDMKSFLAKVLHGWASVEVDPLHALGLLDGAALLDPGNNDILTDFWAKFRQLGLTRKDSPPATVWYVTNSFGYGVGGVNGVTEAKSMTLSSILRGPNGPEVCILTPLRPGLPEAVAEFAKHLGNVCGAGNFRWPHWVGTTAQGVGTSVKAGTSLLNGTCRLVRPLESQPDCVIVEGVRLEADIYLKSLGLTTDCPRVYVHHTSPDQFSDKYTDIDMMSEALKAFADYDNFVCVSANVIEEWRRFEELADKNWVYIPNCAREEEAEQLLSYDKLDLRQALDLPPDAFVVLCLASVQTRKGQDILLNQIAEVLHHLPNAYFLFVGPILSQWGGREILDTARKFFSIDQVRFLGARRNALEYLRAADCLVLPSREEALPLTILEAMVLAKPCVASDVNGIPELVEHESSGLLFSHSVPRDLAKHLIRLGQDSSLAKKMGLQARQRYLDFFSRRLHSARWNEVLKKIILNGGDWAL, encoded by the coding sequence ATGGATGAAAAAAAATTAGTATCATTTATCGTTATCACCCGTAATCGTGTTAATGAACGGTTAAATAACTGCTTGGCAGCTTTACGCAGCCAAAATTTTTCACCCGAAAATATAGAAATTGTTCTTTTGGACTACGGTTCAGACATAGAAACTCAAAAGCAGCTTCAGCTTCTCGCGAAGAGCTTTGACGCGCGGTATGTCTATGTCGATGAATCCGGTGCCTGGAACCGCGGGCGAGCTATTAACTTGGGTTGTCAAGCCGCTTTAGGTGAGTTGCTTGCTATATCTGATATTGATATGATTCATGGTCCGGACTATGCGGCTGAAGCTTGGCAGCGTTACGTAGAATTAGGCCGGGGGGCGTTTTACGGCAAGGGGATTCCTTGGGATCTTCCTGAGAGACTAAAAGTCAGTCAGGATGAGGTGTGCACTGAGTTCGCAGCACTAAAACAGCGTTCTACAGCCAGGCCTAGGGGTATGGGAAATGTTGTTTTTTCTCGAGCTACTTTTGACGATCTCCGTGGGTGGGAGGAAGAGTATCTGGTCTGGGGATGTGAGGATAGCGATTTTAATGACCGGGCGAAACGAAGCGGTGCCTTTTGTGTTGAGATTACGGCCGGACTCCTTCATCAGTGGCATGAAGTTCATGACAGTTCAGCAGAAGCCCGTCGATCTATCGGTTTCAACCGGGTTATGTATTTAGGGTGCGTGGGGCGGACTCCTGTCGCCCGCACGGGATCTTTTGGTAATATTTATCCCCTCGCTACACATAAAGCCTTTCAGGCTCCAAGTCTTTCGCTGGTGTTGATGGGTGTAAATAATGCTACACAGGTTGCGCCTACTCTCGCGTCTATCAACGGCGGAATGTATCCGGTTAGCGAAATAATTCTGGCTGGATTTTCAGGTGATATCGGTACATTACAGCCATTATGTGATTTTCCCCTACGGGCCATACCACATCATGAAATGGATCCTATTGTGTCGTTCCTCAAGTCAGAGGTCCGCACAGATGTGCTTGGTTTTTTGCCAGCCGGATTCTCTTTCGGCGAATATTTTCTCGTCTATGAATGTTTGGGAAAGCTTCTCTCCGGTGCACACGACGTTGATGGTTTTTTTTGGTGGGACGCCAAAGGGTATGACTTGAACCATCAGATTTTGCCTGCTTTTGAATCTACACCAAGTATAATGTCGAGCCAGACTCATCCCGTTTGCGAGGAAGGTTCATCCGGTCTGCTTGAAGATAGTTTATCTTTTGTGGGCTGGCAAGATAAATATTCCTTGTATTGTCCAGTGTTTGAAGGTGTTCAGGAATTGAGACCTATTAAGAATCCCAAGTGTTCTGTTGTGGTGATTTCCTGGGTTTTCCATCCTGACAGCGAAAGGACTCTGGCAGAATTAGCGAGTCAATTAGAACCTTCGTGTCAGATTTTGCTGGTGGATAATGGTTGCTCTCCCGGTGAGTTGGATGCGTTGTTACCTTATGTCCACACTCTTGTCCGGATGCGCGAGAACACTGGGGCGTATCTGGCGCGTAACGTGGGGGCACTTTTTGCTCTGAGTTCGGTACTCATCTTTTTGGATGATGACGGTATTCCTGGTAAAAATTATGCGCAGGAGCATTTGAAAGCACACGAAACGCACGGTATTGTGTCGGCTAGAGGCGCAGTGTTACCGAAGACGGATAATCCTCTCAACGCTTTGGCTCGTCATTATAATTTAGGGCATACTCCCTTTCCAATCTTTGCAGATATAGAGGGGAATACCTCTTATAAGGCTTCAGCCTTTTTCGTTGTGGGGGGGTGGGATGACTCTATTCGGTTTGGGGGGGGAGGAGTGGATTTGGCCTTGCGTCTTTTGCGGGCTTACCCAGACTGGGGATGTCAAATCTATTGGCCCACGGCGACTATCCGCCACGACTATTCGTCAAGTGAGGATGCGTTGGAAGTTAAGCGGGTCAAACAAGAAGCTTCGCGGCGCAATATGGAGGCCAAATTTCCTGGTTATCGTAATGCCATGGAAGCATGGAGCGTCACGAAGGGACGAACTGACGCTATCTGCTCAGTTTCTGATATGCAACTGCCAGTGGCTGGCTGGCGGGAGCGAACTCTGGAACAGGTTATGGCTGAGGCTGACCTCACTCTGGCTCGTAGACTCCAGGATGCGGGAGACAAAAATACAGCCTTAATTTTATTGCAACGAGCTAATCTTTTCTTGGAAAAAAGGAGAACTGAAAATGGCAATGCCTCTCAAGTTTTAGAAAAGTCTTCTAACTTTCCGAAACGTAACAACCTGATAAAAGAAAAGCTCATCGAGCAGGCGCATAATCTGGAGACTGCCGTTGCCAAGGCGATAGAGACCGGCACACGTCCGAAACGGCTTCTTGAAGCCGTTGTAGAGTTTCTTACATACCACGGTGAGTCGGCTATTATGGCTGGCTGGGTGAAAGACTCGCAGATGGCCGAGGGGAAGATTGTCGCTCCGCACGATGGGGCGCCCGTCGTTTCTGTCGTGGTGCCCTGCCACAACTATGGTCGTTATCTCGCTGAATGTGTAAAAAGTGTGTTGCTTCAGAGTTTTTGCGCTTGGGAGATTATAATCGTCAATGACGGTAGCACCGACGACACCCACGAGGTGGCTCAGGATATTATGGCAAACTATCCGGGCCATGCGATCCGTTATTACAGGCAAGAACAAAAGGGCATAGTGCAGCCCAGAAATCGTGGCGTAACTCTGGCCAAGGGGGAATTTATATTGCCATTGGATGCGGACGATCTCATTGCCCCGACTTTTCTGGAACGTACCGTCGCGTACCTGCTTGAGCGGCCTGAGTTAGGTTACGTCAGTACCAAAGCTCTTTTTTTTGGTAGCTCTAACAAGATATGGCCTAGCGAGCCTTTCGCTAATTTAAGCTTACTGGTTACAAACCAGCAGACTAACACAACACTATATCGTAAGACTATGTGGCAGGACGTTAACGGGTACGATGAGCGTATGATTCACGGCTACATGGACTGGGAATTTTGGATTCATTGTACTAAGATGGGCTGGACAGGAGAACAAATCAATGAACCTCTCTTTTTTTATAGGCGTAAAGACGACTCCGTAGTTATGCGGGCCAAGCAGAGGGACATAGCAATCAAGGAGCAAATAGTCGATCTGCATTCGGATATTTATGACCCTTCCAAGCTTGCCTCTGTGCGGCATGAGATGGGAGTCAATAATTGGATTCCTGCCGATCTCATTCGTAATCCGCTACGCATTCGTAAACGGGGCGTGGACTCTGATATAAAAGGAGCTCCTAACGCTGTTTCTGTGTCTGAAAATCCTAAAGGGCATATTCAAGACGACGCCGGAAAACGTCAAGTTTTAGATGTTTTGAATCAGGTTTTGCCCGAGTTATGCACATTTTTCAAACGTCCTGAGGCGGGATGTGGCATACCTTCAGAGTTCCAAAGCATGTTGAAGCGTCTTTCGAGTAAAGTTCAGTCTCTTCTTGTTCATGACAAAGGAGAAAACGCTCTTGAGATAGCAGCATTACTTCTGGCATACTACCCCCTTGAACCTGCTGCGATCATGCTGCTTTTGCAAACTCTTTCCAGCAGCGGGCATATAGCGCAAGCATTGATATTAGCCAAATTTTATATTGAACTTTTTCCAGATCAGAGAGATATGAAATCGTTTTTAGCAAAGGTGTTGCATGGCTGGGCTAGCGTGGAGGTGGATCCTCTTCATGCGCTTGGTTTGCTCGACGGAGCGGCTCTGTTGGATCCAGGAAATAATGATATTTTAACTGACTTTTGGGCTAAGTTTCGCCAGCTTGGTTTAACTCGGAAAGATTCTCCTCCTGCTACAGTGTGGTATGTTACTAACTCTTTCGGATATGGAGTTGGTGGGGTGAACGGTGTAACTGAGGCAAAATCAATGACTTTGTCTTCCATTCTTCGCGGCCCAAATGGTCCAGAAGTTTGTATTTTGACTCCGTTACGGCCAGGCCTGCCGGAAGCTGTGGCTGAGTTTGCCAAGCATCTTGGCAACGTCTGTGGGGCCGGTAACTTTCGTTGGCCTCACTGGGTTGGCACAACTGCACAAGGTGTAGGAACTTCGGTAAAGGCTGGAACATCACTTCTGAACGGAACATGTCGGCTAGTGCGTCCCCTTGAAAGTCAACCGGATTGTGTCATCGTCGAGGGAGTACGTTTGGAGGCTGACATTTATCTGAAGTCCCTTGGCCTCACCACAGACTGCCCACGCGTGTATGTGCACCACACCTCACCTGACCAATTTAGCGATAAGTATACGGACATAGACATGATGTCCGAGGCTCTGAAAGCTTTTGCTGATTACGATAATTTTGTGTGTGTCTCTGCTAACGTAATTGAGGAATGGCGGCGTTTCGAAGAACTGGCTGATAAAAATTGGGTGTACATTCCTAATTGTGCCCGTGAGGAAGAGGCTGAGCAACTGCTCTCGTATGACAAGCTCGATCTTCGTCAGGCTCTTGATTTGCCTCCTGATGCCTTTGTGGTTTTATGTTTGGCAAGTGTTCAGACGCGCAAGGGACAGGACATTCTTTTAAATCAGATTGCAGAGGTGCTACACCATCTGCCTAACGCTTATTTCTTGTTCGTAGGGCCGATCTTATCTCAGTGGGGGGGGCGTGAGATATTGGATACTGCAAGGAAATTTTTTAGTATAGATCAGGTGCGTTTTCTCGGCGCGCGCCGCAACGCTCTGGAGTATTTACGTGCCGCCGATTGTCTAGTGCTGCCTTCTCGCGAGGAGGCTTTGCCCTTGACAATCCTTGAGGCCATGGTTTTGGCTAAACCTTGTGTGGCGTCAGACGTCAACGGTATTCCTGAGTTAGTCGAGCATGAATCTTCTGGGCTTCTGTTTTCTCATTCTGTACCGCGCGACTTAGCTAAACATCTTATCAGGTTGGGGCAGGATTCCTCCCTTGCTAAGAAGATGGGGCTACAAGCTCGTCAGCGTTACCTAGACTTTTTTTCGCGACGTCTTCATTCCGCCCGATGGAACGAGGTTTTAAAAAAAATTATACTTAATGGGGGTGACTGGGCGCTCTGA